Below is a window of Drosophila miranda strain MSH22 chromosome 3, D.miranda_PacBio2.1, whole genome shotgun sequence DNA.
AACCCAACATCAAGCCAGACCCACTCATGGGTAGAGACACATAGAAGTCATAAATATTACATTTGCGGAAATGCAAATGACTGCCAAACTGGTGCATATGAGTATATACgaatgtgtatatgtatatgtgcaCCCATGGTAGGTGTATTCCCAGAGCTTCCTTCCACGTTCGCACTCATTTGAATGCCCAAAAAGAAGTGTGCATATACTCGTACGAGTAAAATATTCGACATGCCACTCATGCGGAAACAGCAAACAGCAGGTCAGTGGTGCACAGTGGTGTGCGAACAAACAGTACAGGGAGGCATTTTAGGTGAAACTCCGTCTATTGCATGCAAAAGATAAATTTAATGGGAGTCAACTAGCGTTTAACAGTCTGCACAGAACAGTTGTACAGAACCTCCGGTAAATGGGAAAATGATAGTAAAAAGGTATTCAAAAATGTATGTCCGAGTATGTCCTCAAGGGGAATTTCTTGACCTGACCTTTCAATCCTTTTCGATAGCATTTAATACGCAGCAGTggcaaataaaaacaaaagaatATGAGAAAATAATACGATTTTTTCAGTCTCTATATATTTGATGATCATTCGATGACATTTCCATTTTGAAACTGATTTTTCTGCTCCAACGGATTCGTACTGAGTCCTTAAGGGAAGGCTAGAGAAGGCAGTGCTCTCATTTCTTACAGAATTAGAACTCCAATAATGTGCATTTATTTTTGTACGCAATTTGACACTCTAGTGTTTCCACTGTGCGGTGTCTGCTGCCATTGTCGCGTTGCAAACAAGTTTGTTGTTATGCCAGAAATTTTTTATGCGCTTATGCAAATAAAAAATTGCACTAAAAATTCCATAAATTTGTGTTTTTTCCCACtcttctgctgcttcttttcGACGCCACTGAAATTCTATTACACGCCCGTCAGTCAGAGGAGTGTGCGGTAACACAGTGTGGAGAGACAGTGGGGCAGGGGCAAGACTCCAAGAATGATACACAAAATAGCGCCAGGCTGACCAGCGCATCATAAACATAAATCGCCTCCGCCCACGCCCCCGCCGTCGGTTCTGTACTGGGCCTCCTCTTTCGTCCTGGCAGCCATATTTTTGACATTTTaatgcaacagcagccgctcGCTCCATTGCTTAAATTACCAACTTTATGTTCTCGACTCTGAGACTCTCAGAGTGAGATGCGGGGGTAGGGGTAGCCCCACCTAGGTGCTACAGAGGAGGGAATGTTTATATGCCGACAGATATGTAGCTGGAGACGACCCCCTCGTCCTCGATTTAATTTCGAATTTAAGGCAAATTACCAAACGCGCTGATAAAGtgagcaaattgtaaattaaATTATGTGTCCCTGCACCAGTCCCACTCAAACTGAGCGACAGCGGCTGGCAGAGTGACAGTGACAGTACCAGGACAAGGACAAGGACAAATATAGTGAGAAACAAGGAGAAGGGAGAACGAGACCCGAAGCTTTTGATACTCTAACTGATAAAAGCTTACAAAAACAGTTTAAGACCTTATGAATTCAACCTCGTATGAGTCTCAGCTTCCGGTATCGATGAAAGTTTCTTAGATAAATATAAGTGCtcgactgaaagttattggcGTAATCGTAATACTCTCTGGCAGAGTATACTCGTATTAAGAAAAAGAAAGGTGTTGTTGAGCTTCTGGAAAAATTTGTTTACCAGCGCGAATGTAATCAAGCGTAAGCGCTACCTTCCTTAGTTAAGGATGATTTGGAGGGGGGAAGGGTTGGGGGATTTGGTTGAGACTTCTTGGAAGAGGGGAGAGACTGGAAGGATAAGGGAAAAACAAATTGCAAAAGGCAACGCAGAGTGGAAAAGCTGCAGctgtcagagagagagagagatagagagagagagcggggtATTGAAGGCAATTTGAATACGTGGCTGACGAGATGGAGATGCCAAGTAGATGGCTCATTTCGGACTTGATAAAGCAACACTCTGCTGATGCTGCTACTCCTTCTCCAAACCGAGCTGTTCCTAAGATGTCCTTAAATGCTTCTGCGATGCTGTTGACATTACCAGCAGGCAAATTGCATGCAATCAAGCGCACGTAATAATCCCAGCTATGGTAGGAGTAGTCACTGCTTCATTTTCCATACTTTCTGCATGACAGCATATCAGGGAGTAGAATAGGTCCAATCACTGGTAAATTTCATAAGATAAATCCTTTTCCGTACCTCAAATTTATCGGGATCGCAAGTCTCTCCCGTCAATAAGCACATAATTGCGGCTTATAGAAACCCATTAAGTGACATTGCCAAAAACAACGAATTTTTTCAATATTCTGTGAATTAAGGGGGTTCAGGGGTGTCTTGCGGCTAAAAAACAACAGCTAAGAATATGCTGGCAATTTTGATGATGCACCGAACTGAAAACACCTTTGCCAGTTGAAGGATTTCTTCCTGAATGCAAAATGGTACGTAATATAAGCCGAGCAGCTTTAGGGGATACGAAACTTCTACCATTTGTGGATACTTGAGCCTGAAATGCTCCGAACGGGGATAATGAATTTTTATAAATACTTGTGTTGCATAATCTAACAGCAGAAGCAAGAGCTTTGTCAGGAGCAGCAGGTCCGGACAATTTTCCCGACAATCAAATGTTTTACTTCCCATTTCGTTCATTTGCTTCTCAAATTACATTCTCCGTCGAATGCCTAGACCAAAAAATGCCCCAATGATAAATTACTGAGATATTGCACAGCGGAATAGCAGAGGCAGATActtaaagagagagagagagagagagagagagagagagaaagagaaagaggaaATGATTAATGTCTCTGCAGTATCGTCgaattattaataataataataatcacaaCAATGGGGGATACCAAATAGGCTTGGAAAGGGACTCGGgccatgatgatgatgttttGGGCATTTTCATTTTACCATTGTTGGGATGGGTGGGAAcgggaatggaaatggaagtgGCACTGGGACTGGGATTGAGCCGGATCTGGACAGGCAAATAAGAACTGAATGGAGTGAAGTGGATTCATCTAAGGAGGAGGAAGACACACAAATACTTCATCAATTGTGCTGCTGGCAATGCGGCTGACTTTtacaaattgaatttgtttaTTTGATTTGACAATTAGTTCCGAGCAATTGGAGCGCCACAAAAAGTTGCTTCCAATTAATTGTTCTCCAGAATTTAAAGACTTAAACAATTTAATGCCTACAGATCCTTTTCGCCCTAGTTCGGAATGGTTATTCGGGCAATAAATACTCAGATGTTGTTACATGTGTACAAACATGCATCAACATTGCTGAAGGGTAATAAATTTTTACAGCCCTTACAGCAGGCAGCATTGAGAGTAAGGATACCCGAGAGCTAGGCTGCAACGCTCCTCGGTCTCGGTCTGGCCCCAAAAAGTATGCCATGTCGGGGCCCGGGCTTGTGCAAAGTTCATTGCTCTAAATGTTTATGGCCATATAGGCTTATGCGCATTTTATGCGCGAAATCAAGAAAAATGAAAATGCATTctcctccatctccatctccgccTTCTGCATCTGCTCTTCTTTCCAAGTTCCTATTTTCCGCTTTCTGCTGCGGCTGCACAAAAATATTCCAGGGCCTCACTGCTACTGAGCCTGGGCCGAAGCCCACGTCGTCCTGACTCGTGTGTAAACAAGACTCAGTAAGGACTTTGTTTGCTCTGAGATCCAGGAACAGGAACAGACACATGCACAGTCGTTCTGACTTTGGCATGCAGCCAGCAGTAGACTTTGCAATTTTTTTTGGCATGGGTCAACTGTGGCCGTGTCTAATGAAAACTTCAAACAGCTGTGGGTCTGGCCAGAATCATGGGCCTAGAATCGGCTGGCCATAATGCAGCTCCTCATTCATAATGCAGCTCACCAATTGCCGGGAACACTTAATCTAATTATAGTTAAATAAGCAATTTCCTTTGGGGAGATCCACGCCACTGCACGCCGTGGCCATGCAGCAAACTGCTCGCATTTATGTTCCCTGTCAGCAGGTAGGGCATTAGGCAGCAGGAGGAGTCTtagccagagtcagagtcgAGAGATGGAGCCATTTCTGCCGCATGCGGGCTTCCACATATATTCACACCTGACCCaaccacacccacaccctgcCACAGCACCCGTGCTTCTCGTGGGAACCACAAGCGCGTTGTCAGCTGCATGTGTGCGGCAATAATTTTCCCAGCCATTCCTGTCTgccttttgttggggttgccAGAAGTCATAGACGGTTAGCTTTCGCTGCCACAATTGTTTTGCCAGGTACAACAAccatcagaagcagcagctgccaCGGGGTTGGGGAAACAACAagagcaaaaacaacaacagtgTGCCATACTCAGCGCTTTTCTCTAGAGTGGAGCGAAGCGAGTCCTGTGCGGGTCTATAAAACAGCCAGATAATCGTCCAGCGTGTTCGAATTCCATTTGGGGTTTGTTCTCGTTCTCCCCTTCATTTTGTTATGCCATTGTTCGCTCTTCTTTGTTTCGAGGATGTGTATTACTTTTTCCACTTGGCATTTCATTTAGATTAACATTTTTGGGACCCAGTCTGATCTACCATTCCCACTCACACTCCATAattcacacacacgcacgcacacaacACCTGATTTAAAGGCGAAAGTTCACTAAAAATGTAATGTGTATTCCTACTAGGGATACCTGCTAATTTGattttattatatcttttgttGAGTTGAAAATGGAGGAAAGCGCACTTCTTAAATGAATAAAAGTACTTCTTGATCCAGTTAGTTACTGACACTACTTTAGATATATTGAATCAATTGTTAATACGAAGCCTATATACCCCCTGGCAATAATACCCTGGGCTCTATGAGAAGCGCTCCTTTTGAGTTCATGCAAAGTATGAAACAATTTTGTaacatatttatgtatgtgGTATTTCGCAAAAAGATTTTTTCAAGCTTTCAAAATTCGTTTTTTTCGCTCAGTTCTGCCACACGATTGAATGgcaggcagcggcagctgccACAGCAAAGCTTAGCCACATCAATGCGtgcgtgtatgtgtgtatgccGCAGGAGTCCTATGTACAGATGTTCCAGTTGCAATACCAGTTCCCCTGCTCTCTCTCTGATCCCCCGCCTATCCCCCCGGTGCTGCAATTTATTTCCACAGGCTTTGCGGTTGTTTAGGACCTGCGAAAGTTTTTCCTCTTGCCAGTTTACGAGACaagagtgaaagtggaacagCAATGGAAGAGTTGCTGTTTGTTCTCCATTCCCGTTTGCTCCTCGATGTTATTTAGCACTTGCATTAGAGGTAGAGGGAGGGCTGTGTGGGGGAATAGGATGAAATGAGGAAAGTCGATGGCAGAGACGTTTTCCATTAAGGCAACTGTCAGCAATCATAAGCTTTAAGGAAAAAATCGCATTTCGAAGCCGTCCACGAGGATTTTTCCCAATTGAAATCATTGACGCTGGAAACAACAAAAGGCACTTCAATGTTGACATTTTGATTTTGGATTCAAATGGAATagaaagcagaaaacgaaattCACAGCACTTTCTCTTAGACGATTCCACAGAGATAgcagaagaaaaaaaagaagcgAAGTGCAGGTAGTACCACGGGGCGTACGACTGTCTTTTATATGGCATAACAAAAGCTTATCGCCAGCATAATAGAGACACGCTTCTGTGTAATAAAGTAGGGCCCTTCCCCAACCTTCTCCCTtaccacacacccacacccacacacacacactcacactcagAAAAACGCGCACTTGGACGTTATCattaacattattattattatcattgTTACGAGACGGAACCTGCCTTTGTCTGTTGGCAACttaagtgactttttgttcgCTTTCGCTttttgtttggcttttctTTTTTCCAGAACTCAAGGCGGAAATCTTTGGGCCCAGAGATCTGATGGTGAAGACAGGCAGCGACATTAACCTAACCTGTAAAATTATGCAGGGACCCCACGAGCTGGGCAACATATTCTGGTACAAAGGTGCGTATGCGTAATGAACCTCTGTCGCAGCATAATGTGGCATCCGCACCTCATTCGCACAATTCAATTTGCTTTGcaactctctctctttctctttctctgcatTCCAGGCAGCGAAATGCTTGATGGCAAAGGCGAGAATGAAATTGACAGCTCCATGGCCCGCATCCGCGTCGAGGATGATTGGTCGGACGGCCTGACTTCGAGGTATGTAACGACTCTCCCATCATTACATACAAACGTGCAAATGTGTGCCGAGCATTTCAGTTATGTTGAATTAAAATGCCGCTTCACTTAATGAAGGCCAGAACTAACCAGAAACCAGCCATCCAGCCAGTCGGAGCGGGAATTTAAAGCCAACATGGCCGTGTTCTCTCCTCCTGACACAGGCAGAGACACGGACTCCGACTTTGAATGACATTTTAAGGCCAAAGCGAAGGACAAGTCTAGGCTGGAGGACTGTCTGACTGTCCTCCTATTGCTGTGCAAACAGGGTTTTCAAGAGGTAACCTGtgctgggcctgggcctgtcAGCAGGGTCTATAAAGAGGGTACTACTTCTGCTTACTTTCAAGCCAGACCCCGAGGAGAACACCATGAAAGTTTCAGATGAAATGATGATACTGAAGTCCCAAAAGATTTGTGGTTCGATTGGTTAGCATATCTCCGAAGATGAAGATGTTGCATCTGCATAACATTCATTAAAACGCACTCCTAATAGCAATTTAATGCCTTGCATGAGAGGTATTTACTGATCATCTTGAATTCCAAAAATAAGCTATTTTTGAAACACGTTTAACAGAAAAATGTATCCTTTTAATGGATAAACAGGACGTATGTAGTTTTTCTTTTACTGTGAGTATCGCTGGGTTACACTTGGGAGAGTATAATCGTAAAGCGGCTTTTTGGCTTCCATCCCATCCTCACCGGAGGATGCTTGAGTTAGCCGTGTGTGACTTTTAATTTGCTTTAACGAAAGTCAGAGCAGTAGCCAGAGATGGAGCCAGAGATGGAGCCAGAGATGGAGCCAGAATTGGAGTcacagaaggaggaggagcttTAGTCAGAGACGGAGCCGGAGTAAATGCAAAAGTCGGGGGTGCAGTTGATGGTTCCTCGGCTCTCACTGCAGGCCCCCTGATCATTGCCCATTTATGCTGTTAACTAACGGCCCAGACGACCATAAAATGCAGGTGCAAATGACAGAGATGGAAGGAGTTTTAACaaaacagagaaagagaaactGAGAGGGCGTGGAAAAAAGGGCTTATGGTAAGGTTACTCGGAATTAGAGCCAGTCGTGGAGGAAGCAGCTCGACACACATTATGCCATCGCATAAAGTAGCAAaagtttttgtatttttttcaaGCCCtttaacgtttattccgcctGCATTCCCCCGCTGACATTCATTTTCTCTATGTTTctcttttcgttttcgttttcctTTCTCCGTTTCTCTTTTCCCTTCTCCGTTTCTCTCCGCGAAGCAGATTAAAAATCAAGCACGCCATGCCCGGCGATACTGGCAACTACACCTGTGTGCCCACGGTGGCGAAAACCTCGAGCGTCTATGTGCACGTAATTATTGGTAAGAGTAAGGGCGGTGCATCCCCCCATCCCCCTAATCACCTAACCATATATGCATCTGTGTGCCTGTGATGTCAGAGAGTTTTGCATGTTTATGATGGGAAGTGGAAGTTGCCTGTTAGCGGCAATGCCGGAACATTCGCCATTTGTAATGCCAATTGCAGGATGAGACGGGTCGGAGCACTACAGTAATTGCATTGCAGCAAAGTCAGCAAGAAAATTTCTAGTTACACTCCGCAGAGCGCTACATATGCGAGCCCAGTCCGCATCCGTCAGAGTTAGTCAGAGTCAGTCAGAGTCTAAAGGCAGATCGTTTATTgaaatataactattttcatgAATTTTATCCAAATCGGATGATTATGTCGAAGGATATACAGGGAATACAGGGAATGTATATTTGCACAGACATAGTATATGTACTGCCACAGCATTTGAAAGGGTATGTTATGTAGAGGGATCGGTGCTCTGGAGCCATCTTGATGCATATTTTTCTTTGCGATTCTTCCGCCTGTTTGTATTTGTGCAGCAGCACGGAAATTATTTCTGCAGCTATAGCCATCGGAAAAGTTTGTAGCAAGTGCTCGGGCCAATAACATGTGATGCTCTCAGAGCGGGATGACGATGATGGCGCAAGAGGGAGGGTGGGGGGTCTGACGGATTTATTGGAGCAACTTGTGTGCTCAAGAGCTCATCGAAAACTGTAACAACTTGGGCAGCCTCATGTTGTTCTTTGGGGCAAACAGGAACTCCATGCATGCAAGCTGAAGTCTTTGGTTTCTTTCGGAGGATAAAGAAATACATATAAAGAGAAGGGCAGAtcgtgtgtgtatgtgtgtgtggctcTGTCAGTGGTAATCAGCGGGCCGGAAGAGGAATCTTCTTTGTGTCTGGCTTATTGAATTACCAATTAACCGATGAACTAAAAAGGCTTTCCCTTTCAACTGTTCCCATGTGTCATTttctttgtttgtttttcgCGCAGGCGAACACCCGGCGGCTATGCAACATAACtcgagcagcaacagcaacagctttTACTGCGGCATCTGCTGTATGCTGCTTAGCATTGTTTCCTGCTGCCTGCAGCATTGGTACGAGTCCGGGAGTGGATATGTCTCAACAACGGCGATGGCAAGTACGGGTTCGGGGCTCAATTTCCCCCGGCGTGCAGTGCTGCAAACAAGAGGAACTGGAGTCACGAGAACAGCAGTATCGACAacggcagcagtggcagctgCTGCAACTGGCAACATGTTGCGAGCACGCCCGGCGGCGGCTCAGTGCATGAGATGAAGGAATAATCAACACGCCGGTGAGGCAAAACAGGAATCAGCAGAACACTAAAAAGGCAAACACACATACAAACACCACGCCCACATTCAAGgtgatttaattttttttttgggcgcGGTAAGGTCTGCGATGGCTCATGAAAAAGTATTTATTAATGTCTAAGATGATGAGTGCACGTAGTTTAAAAAGAAAACGTATTATCCGATATGCGACGTTATAGCAACATGTGAATGGAAAGAAAAGGGAAGGGAGGGAAATGAAGCCAGAGGCTGGGAAACCCTAAGCCCTTCATCTGGCTCTGGAAAAACCTAACCATTTTCCGTGGATTATCAGAATCTAGTTCAATGTTTATAGAGAATAAACAAGAGACGATGTAATACAAAGTAAAGTTTTGTGCGATTCGTTATGATTTTACTTGCCAGTGATCGATAGCAACAATCGATAATTCGTATTCGACTATAGAATCAATACCGATTGACAGTAATAAGTATCGATATAAATGTCACATCATTAATTAGAgaaaaatctatttaaaatttCTGAAAACCGATTATTTTTGTCTATTTTTGAGTACCGTTAATCAGCCACCGATATCCAATTATCGATGCCTGTTAATACTTTCAAAAATAATTTCCAAACATCTAAATGTGATTTGTTCTTACAATGATTGTAGTGAATTGATATCACACAGCCGGTAACCGTTTGCACTTGATAATCGACAACAATTATCGACTATAGATCATCGATTACCCACTACCGATCACTGCCAACAGATCATCGTTGGCACACCCATAGCTAAGTTTTCCAACACACTCTCATTACGAAATAAGACTTACTAGCTATAAATATGCTTCGAACACGAACCCGAACCCCAACCACAACCCCTCCGCGGAGCTCTTCCGTTGAACCTCCCCGCCTTCTATGGAACATCGAACTGCCAATAAACCCACACTGGACGCGTACACACAACTCTGTAGACCACACTGTCCGAAGTTGTTCGATTGAAATCTGCTGTAAATAATTGCCATTCAACAGAGTAGTTACTCAAGAGTACTTCAAAGCAGCACTCATCCGATTATTTCGTTTTCAAATAACGCTCCCGGTTGCTTTGCACATTTATCAGTTTTAGGTATTAGCTATGGATAAGTACGAGCATGTATTGTAAGTATGTATAGCCGGTAAGCCGATAAGCTAGTGGAGTGGAGAAACATTTCATTCATTCCACTCGTTCAGCACTCCAACATTATGGACAAAGCCTTGTTTATCACGGACCCAATTGTCGGAGAGACTCGTTTAATTGTATATAATTAGTTTTGGATAAAAAAAGAGAtagaaacaacaacagaaacattaaaaaataaatataaaatatgaTACATAAATGCAATGGATAATTGTGTTTATCGATTGTTAATTGATACGAATACGATAACGAAGAGAATGGTTCGGTCAGGGGCAGTGTAAATAAATTGA
It encodes the following:
- the LOC117185766 gene encoding zwei Ig domain protein zig-8 isoform X1, encoding MSARLTSLSPSSASASASSLLPARANFGLLNWLISWLLLSMALLRGYSAAIAPTPPTTTTTTISPSNLLPYFDFDVPRNLTVTVGQTGFLHCRVERLGDKDVSWIRKRDLHILTAGGTTYTSDQRFQVLRPDGSANWTLQIKYPQPRDSGVYECQINTEPKMSLSYTFNVVELKAEIFGPRDLMVKTGSDINLTCKIMQGPHELGNIFWYKGSEMLDGKGENEIDSSMARIRVEDDWSDGLTSSRLKIKHAMPGDTGNYTCVPTVAKTSSVYVHVIIGEHPAAMQHNSSSNSNSFYCGICCMLLSIVSCCLQHWYESGSGYVSTTAMASTGSGLNFPRRAVLQTRGTGVTRTAVSTTAAVAAAATGNMLRARPAAAQCMR
- the LOC117185766 gene encoding zwei Ig domain protein zig-8 isoform X2; this encodes MSARLTSLSPSSASASASSLLPARANFGLLNWLISWLLLSMALLRGYSAAIAPTPPTTTTTTISPSNLLPYFDFDVPRNLTVTVGQTGFLHCRVERLGDKDVSWIRKRDLHILTAGGTTYTSDQRFQVLRPDGSANWTLQIKYPQPRDSGVYECQINTEPKMSLSYTFNVVELKAEIFGPRDLMVKTGSDINLTCKIMQGPHELGNIFWYKGSEMLDGKGENEIDSSMARIRVEDDWSDGLTSRLKIKHAMPGDTGNYTCVPTVAKTSSVYVHVIIGEHPAAMQHNSSSNSNSFYCGICCMLLSIVSCCLQHWYESGSGYVSTTAMASTGSGLNFPRRAVLQTRGTGVTRTAVSTTAAVAAAATGNMLRARPAAAQCMR